The genomic interval aatgacttctggattatgtaatccagaatattacagagggacatttttggaaatacgaaaatctatggaggtgagagaaaaAGGTATAGAGGTGTAGGAAGGAGCAGCCATTGAAATGTTAGtagacaaaaacaaaacaaaaatttatttctcttctCCAAAAAGATGAAATATTAGCAAGTCCTACAAAATATATTCATAGTGTTCATATTATGCATCCATTTATTAATAAAGTGGTCCCTACCAATGAATTCATCTTCCTACTAATGAATTTAGCGTAGACCAAGTCTATAAATGAATTCAATTGTTGAAGTTTGAATAGGACACATTTTTGGTAGAAAAATGTTGTTTGTTTTGAGTTCCAAACATGAGCAACTACATAAGTAACAAATGTTTCTATGCAAATAGAAGAAACCAAAACACAGTTTCAGGGAAAAGGATACCATCACTGTGATAAGCCtcaatattaaatatatcatcTTCTCAAACCATCTTACTTAACTACCTATTCTTCTTAAcaactatattattttaaactaattaatataaaaatattttttttaaaggtgtaaagttagattttaactttttaaatggTTAAAACTGTAATTATTGTGAAACATATAAATACAAGTAAAATGTCTAATTTTGCATTAAGTTGTTGCTTCGCTTCTTTCTTTTCTGtctcaattaatattttttaattaataaattaataaatataataaatttcattgattagttataatttttatatgataattaATGCATTAACTAAAAGTCAGTTAGAATTAGGTAGAAAGACTTATTCAACTAAAGAAGTAATTACTATATTCAACTTTAAAAATCAAtcaatataaagataaaaaataattattcattttataaaataaaaaatatattttcaaaattgattttaattatatttattatatatacaccttaaatataagataataagattaaattaattactaaatacaatttttttcttctactttaatgaaaaaaaatatacattgtGATCTTCCATAAGGTTTGTATGTCTCAGAAAAGAAAAGTATCACATTTTTTCTCCTAGAACCCTAACAAGTTTAAAGTGTGAGTTTAGACGTTATGTTAAGCAAAAAGGTGAGTGCTTACACGTTCTCAATGTGAGTTTTTGTATTTAATAATCAGCTATTACAAATTCATATTTTCCAAACTACGTTAAACccattttttaatttctgatGAATCTTGGATCATGCACCAACATCTTTCACACAATCCCAACCAGAACTTCTTCTGCaggaaaacagaaaaaaaaaatgctaatTCATGAATTCCTTCTAGATAATAAAAACAcccaaaaatttattaataaattttaaatataatttaactttaattcaaaataataaattaattcaaaataaaattaatatatagtaTATTTTACAAGTatctcaaattatatttttctaaatctataaaatttgaaaaaaacgTAGAAAATAAATAAGGCGGTGTTTGGACTCCCTTCCTTCCGGCCACCTCTGGCAAACTTTTCTGGTCAACTCTGTGCCTAACTTCATGTTCGTACCATTATAAGCGCGTTGAGTTCAGCAATAATAAGAATATTATTCTACATTATTATTAGTCCAATTTTTACGTCTTAAGTTAGACTTATTCCTACTACTAATTAatgataattaaattaatacattttttttttcatgtaacaCCACACACGGATCATACGGTGCATCCAGTTGTACAAAATCTCTTAATTGTTGATGGATCATGGATCGTGCACTCCTTCATCTGATTCTTTcatttgttttgtttcttaCGATATTTATTACCATCTTTTTACataatagtaatatatttttgtttcattCAATATCTTTTTATTTCGTAACTTACACCCTTTTATTCTCTTCTTTACCCTTTTTATACATTTGCaaacaatatatttaatttaatcttttaaaattttcattcatCCGTTGACCACGCTACATGTAACTTATCTCTTGACAAAAGATGGTATTAAGGAATGAAAATCTCAATCCAATTAAGATATTTAAATACAAAAGATCCGTTTAGAGAGAAAGTAAATTAGAAAGATTAcagatttttaaataataaaaataataaaattcatccTTTCAAGTGATATAAAACTTATTCCAAAATTTAACTGTTTCtctttatactttttcttgCAACTTACATATTACCATAAATACTGCAAATCTGCCCCCAATGAAATAACTACTAAGTAACTGTTAGGGGTGCTTCCTTTATTTGTTTACAGCCTAccactattataataataaaaaaatatgtcattttttaattaaataattttacttattaaaagaacttctctttattttaaaataagtaaataatttttcttttctaaaaataacggttacataattttttaatataattctttctatttttaattagtaactcataaaataataaatattttttcatataataaaaaatatgaataaaatctACTTttgctaataataataataataattaacattAGCCCTTCACTATAATATAATAGAAGAGTTTTTAGTATATTATTACATCTTATGTTCTGCAgctttaaattcatttttttcttttctctttccctGTATCTGTGTTTGGTCCTGTTTGAGTTGCAGAGAGGTTGGCAAGCACATTCCACACACACATTTTTTCCTTTGTCATCTTCAAGACCCAGATTTCTAATTCCGACGCAGACCCACCACTATCCTTAATTTTTCAGACCCCAAGCCATGGATTCTCAGATCCATGGCTTGTAAAGTCAACCCCTTTATCATTGTTTTGGTTGTCACCACTTAAAGCTAAACCCTTCTTCAATGCCCAGATCCCCATTAACCTCTCTCTGAAATCGCAGGGCTCTGAAGATCAAATCGAAAGCATCAACAGAATGAAGGGTTCTAACCGGTTCTTCACTATAGGGCTGGTGGCGGCGTGGTACTCCTCCAACATTGGCGTGCTTCTCTTGAATAAGTATTTGCTCAGCAACTATGGCTTCAAGTACCCGATCTTCCTCACCATGTGCCACATGACGGCGTGTTCCTTGCTCAGTTACGTCGCCATCGCGTGGATGAAGGTGGTGCCCTTGCAAACCATTCGATCCAGGGTTCAGTTCTTCAAGATCTCTGCTCTCAGTCTAGTTTTCTGTGTCTCCGTTGTGTTTGGGAACATTTCTCTGCGCTACCTCCCCGTGTCTTTTAACCAGGCTGTTGGCGCCACCACGCCCTTCTTCACTGCCGTTTTTGCTTACCTTATAACTTTTAAGAGGGAGGCTTGGCTCACTTACCTCACCCTTGTTCCTGTTGTTACTGGAGTCATCATTGCCAGTGGGGTATGTCTCATAACACCACACCCTTCTAATGATTCTAATTTggagttttttttaatgtgatttCAGCTTGGTTCAAcatgaaattgaaaatatttaattgtcTGATGTTTGTGTTGTGTGTGTCTTGTTCTATTTGGCCTCAGGGGGAACCTAGTTTCCATCTGTTTGGATTTATTATATGTGTTGCGGCTACTGGTGCAAGGGCTCTGAAATCAGTGCTGCAAGGGATTTTGCTTTCTTCTGAAGGGTAAGGATTGAGAAACTCTAGATTGATTCGTTAACCAttaatgtttaaattattttctttaaacgGCAAGTTTTGGTCCCTGTCTGATGCTAACGAGGGGCAAAAGCTTAACTTTTACCTATGTGTAAGGACTAGAGTTTACAATTTTCTATGGACTAAAGTTTAAAATAGGACAATTATAGACACCAAATGAATAGTTTAATTATGGTTAATTTATCCCTATGTTTTTCTTGAGTGTTCGAGTTCTATGTTCAAATGGGTATTGACAGAGTTCTTGTGTGGCAGAGAGAAGCTGAATTCTATGAACCTTTTGCTTTACATGGCTCCAATGGCTGTGGTTTTCCTTCTTCCTGCAACACTTATAATGGAAGAGAATGTGGTTGGCATCACGTTGGCTCTTGCCAGGGATGATACCAAGATCATTTGGTATCTGCTGTTTAATTCGGCACTTGCATATTTTGTCAACCTGACCAACTTTTTGGTCACAAAACATACCAGTGCTCTGACCCTTCAGGTAAGTCGGATCAATCTAATCGGCTTCCattcctctcttttttttttatgtacttTTCACTCCAACAAACTGTCTGTTGTCTCATCTCTTGGTAGTTGGGACATCAGATTTTGGTGGTTGTCAAATGAGTTTGTTGTCAAATCACAGGATATGTATCACCTTATCGGCATTATATTggtcattttttttgttttttcttagtTCTTCTGCAATGCGATCAGTGGTTGACTTATTTTGTTTCCCTGATTCTTTTTTGTTTGAGAATGGAATTCtttgaaaacaaattatatCAGGTCATGTGATATTTTACATTGCCTAGTATTTTGCATTTGCAATCTAGTCTCTCAAAATTCATAAATATCCAATTCTTCTAGTTTCTAGGATTGTGTGTTTACCAGATATTTGATAAATAGTTATTGCAAACTTAATTGAGGGGATGCCACTGAGAACTTTCTGCTGGATCCCTAAAGCTAGTACTAGGCCAGTACATTCAAACATCGCTACTGATAGTTCACAAGTATATAAAACTATGTGGTTGAATAGTTTAGTGATGCTCTGTAAGGTTCAATTATTCAAGTTAGTCGATAGCAGTATTTGTAACAATTGCTCAAGATGACTCCTGATCACAACTTGCTGATGAGTAAATCATTCGGGTGACTATTAAAACTGTATTAAAAGGTTAGCAATGAATTTAGGATGATTGATGCATGCGTTTGCCAAAACTATACAGGTGAGTGTTTTGAGAATTTCTCATAGAAATGTACATTCAAAAAGAAAATCTATACCCCTTTCAAATTTctctttgatttttgttttgtttttaccCTTCTGAGTAATTGTATATCACTAAATGTTTTTGGATTGATGAAATCTGTGATTCAAATGAGCATGTGTAGATGAAACCTGTGTTTTGTTATGGTATCCTTCAAGTCTGATTTTGATCTTTGCTTGAgtgtttcctttttttttctgtttaatTTCTGATGATTATTCTTAAATTGAATTGGATTGATAATCTAAGTGTTGACCTCATACAGGTACTAGGAAATGCTAAAGGTGCTGTAGCAGTAGTAGTTTCAATCCTAATCTTCAGAAACCCAGTTTCGGTCACTGGAATGATGGGTTACTCACTCACAGTCTTTGGAGTTATACTCTATAGTGAAGCCAAAAAGCGAAGCAAGTGATACTGATACATCATTCATGTGCAGCCAGCATTGAGCGGACAACCTTTAGTTATACTCCAACAACATTTACTTTTCATTACTACACAGGCAACCTCACCATTCAGAAGGCAAATTTGTTTAGCATGCTAGTAATCAGAATCCAGAGTTTCTGACTCTAATACACACATTTTTTACCCACACGCCAGGCCTCATTGAAAGTATTAGCAACGATGCAGATATGGTACACACAACAAAAAGTTGCAATAATCGAGAGTACCTTTTGTCATTTCTTATTAGAGGAAAAGGAGTTGTAAAATTGGATGTCTACACTTATATTGTTGAATACTATTTACATTCGTTTATTAATGATAGAATTCATATTTTTGCCCGTCTTCCAAATTCTTCATTATCATTCCTGATATATTTTGAACCAGAGAATAGTAACAAATGAATTCAAAGAATATGTAAACAGTCTTTACATATTAATTATTCACTCTCCGTGATTTTTAATTGTTAATCACACATACTCTAATCTCTATACACATCTTCCATGCAACAGATGGTGAGTTCCATATTCCTTAACTCGCCTGCAGAATTAAGAAATGACCTTTTGTTTATTCATTTATCAAATAACAAAGTTGCATAAATGCTGTCATCATTGTCGACTGAATAAAATCAAAGGAAAGTCAACCTCTCATAACTCAAGAATTACATCTATTTCAACTCTGTAGATTACAGCCAATGATTTCTTTTCACTAAGATAAACTTCAAAAAGTGTAGTCCAAAgtatacatataaatataaaggTCTCAGCAAAATAATAGTAGTATCATTGTCCTGAGCATCCGACCATAAAAGTTAATTCAAGCACTCCATTCTTCATGTCGTATTCTCTTACTTTTTTTCTGTCCATCCTCACATGTGTGATTACAGATATCCAACAAAGCATATGACAAATAAAATACTATAACAAAACGATATTCAGATAAGTTTAAGCGTATTAGGACAGTTTTTGGAGAGTGGGCATCAGTGAGTACCACACTTTACTTACCGTCTGTCAATCTTTTATATATTTGCAAACCATACATTCAAAAACATGTCACAGATTACAcaaaagtatattttatattatacaatCTGAATTCAATTCCAGAAACTATAATCTGATcatttaaaagtatatttagattttgaaatctgaaatatattttcaaatctaaaagtgtattttttatcgtaaaattcaaaatgttttttaaattgtatttatattatacTTTTGAATTCCCAACTATGCAATCTAAGATTTTTGTAAAGCCATGCCCAATTTGGATTTTCCTAACACTAATGGAGGTACAGTGGTAAAAGAAATTGTACATTGCAGAGCATCAATTGCGTTCTACCTACCCGCGAATTCGTCTTCAAAGGCTATTTAGGTTTTGTTTGGATTGAAGAGGAGATTTGTGAGGAGGGGAGGGActggatttgtgaggattggagaggatatgtgaggttgtttggattgagggatgatagagtggatttgtgaaaatggtttattgtaagtttacaaaattgtccttcttattaaaaaaaatatttaaataatgaattatgattttatttttttagatttgaattaattaaatatttttaatgtataatattcataattatttatatttttaataaaaaatttaaaaatataatatagaatattttggtgttaaattgaaataaatttattaaatacattaaaatttatgaaaataatattcatttgttaatttatataactatatatatggttgatattataattttattttattattttattattttattatttataattatatgttgttattaatagtataattaaatatttttgaaattataaataataaataaatttatgtaatatttaattttatatattaaaataaaatgcatGCACAAGGGTATTTTGGTAAAATGCATTAATCCTACTAAATCCTAAATCCTGAGGAATGAAAAAAATTCTACACCCTCTCCCCCATCCTCAATTCTCACCTACTCGCTTCTACATTATTTCAAGTATTAATAGTTTcattagttaattagatacttccattattttaaaagtattgaATAAAGACatacaaataagaaaaaaaacaactaaaaaaattcttatgatGCCATTTACagtatattttattaatgaataaaaggaatattgaataaagaaaaaataatgatagGTGTTTGAAAGGTGTTTGTGTTTAAAGAGTATCTATATTTTTCCTTATTTTAGTTACATACTTGCATCCAATACCCAATTAAACAGAGGTCTTCTTACTAATGGTTACTCATCAAATCAGGAAGAGTCAAAATTAGAATAACTGTTGTATgaataaattacaaaattgatatctttaaaataataactaatggGAAAGTGAAAAGTGTctctatataatttttttaaaataataatatttagataaaaaaatgttgaataaTTTATAGCATATCATgctgttaaaaatataaataaattataatgttaaagatataattcataatatacTATGctgttaaattatttataattacttCCTTTTAGCacttgaattttttaattttttaaataataaaatataattaaataaaaaataagaatatgtatatattaaatagaAAATCTCTTTATACCGTTCCTCTGTAGTTTTGTTCtactatattttaatttttctaaattagtgtCCTGgtgaattttatattattatttaaaaacattaataaaggtaaaataggaaaaaatgtGGAAAtcctattaaatattattacagATTAATTAAGGGATGAAATTCGATGCACTTCTGAGAAAAAACTGCAGATGACATTTCTACGAAAAAGAGTAGTAAAATTAGATTTCTACACAGTGTTGTTTAACACTATATTTGTTTATTAATTAGataaaatctatatttttacAATCCACTAATTTCTTAGATATCGTGGATTTCTTTAATATAATTCCTGAGATATTTTGAAGttgaaaatagttaaaaatgaattcaaaaaatataaaacaaaactaaaCTTAACATGTTTGTCATTCTCGCACCCAAGATATCTACTACTTAATTACATGAAATAATCAGAAATGCGATGAACTTATCATTTAACAGGTACCGAACCCTGCTGAAGACAATCTTCTGAAGGCACAGTCTTAGTATTACTTCTTTCCCTTAAAGACAGATTAAGAATGGTTAAGTCTGGATCCGATCGATGCTTGTCCCAAGCTGCATTAAAATGAAGGCCTCTGCTTCTGGGTACACAGAAAGGATATGGACATGGACTAATGAGGAATGAATATATCACTCGTACAAAGAAATTAATCAAAAAAATGAAGTCTTACTCTTGTAGTAGGATCAGTATCTCACATATATTTGCTTTAATATCTACCCGAACTGTTCTCAATGCTGCCTCCTTGTACACAACAGCAAGTTCATCTACCAATCTGAAGTGAAAATGATATTATGTGCTCGAAATGAATTATATTATCAAGGCACAAATACAATAGAAATAAATATGTCTATATCCTTGGACTGATGGACCCCAGGATTCTGCCAAGTGGGAAACCAGGATTAATTTCAGTTACTTCTAAATTCTCCTAAAAATGGTTTAGGAAGAAAAGGACTACTGATGTTTACATCAGATCCTTACAGAATAATGTTTTGACTATGATAAGGATGAAGGCACACAAACAAGTAAACGATATGCTCAAGTGCTACGGAAGTTAATCCCTATTTGTCAAGTACATGAATGCCACATTTATctgaaattaatatttcatatgGTCATTTTTTTAACTTACTTTGCAATAAATGGTGAGTTCCTTATCCACGTCAGTCTACAAATTATATATGTACATTTTAGAACCTGCAGAATGGAAATATATAAAAGAGTTAATCagaaattacttttttttcgtTTTACCAAATACTAAAAGAACAAAGTAGCATATATGTTCTTCAGTGTCAAAGCCATACAGGGAAAGGAAAGCCAAGGTCGAAACCTTTTCCAAGTTAAAACAATTCAACTATTCTGAACGTATATCTATTTCAACAGTGCTGGTTACAACCAATAATTTTGGTTCAGTAAGATAAACTTTTAAAAGTGTAGTCCAAAGTTTCAATGAAAGGTACTCACCAAAATAATAGTCTCATCGTCATCAGCGTGCATCCACTGAAAAAATAATGGGAAAATGCGCCTGAAGTGAGCTAAAAGCACAAGACCAACACCATTAAATAGTGAATCAGCAGATTTAAGCCATGCAATTCGTCGCTCTTTGTTTCTGGGCTGGCGCTCCAAGTGACTTATCATCTCCTTTAGCATCCTTTCAAACCTATTCAAATTAATGATATATTGAAATCAAGATACAATGTATGCTTCTATGGGGATTGAGGAAACTTCCTGACTTATATCAGTAAGGCCAATGGGGAAGTTATATAacttttttccaaaataaataacACCCTCGCAAGTAGTAAATAAAAATTCTTCACTCGTTACACTTAACAGTCAAAATCTACCCCCATTAACATTATATCCACTCACTCTCTACTTGATGAGATTGAGATCACTTAACCAAACATAGTAAATGTTTGTAAAAAGATTTATGCTCCCTTGATCCATTAAAGGGAAAAAATTCCTTTGCTATATAAACAGAACTATGTAATTTGTTATTCCCTtgcaattaaattaaaaacatcaATGCTAACGGATTATAATCAACAGGTACTACAATATTCTATATTTCTGAGAAGTGAAAACTATGTTTAAAGTAAGTCTGTACAATAGTCAAGAACTAACTGCATAAAGATGGAGGGCATGACTAAGTAATATCCACTTTCCTGCTTATTCAGTTAGCTAATTATTTGAATGCCAGAATTCCCCACAGCATTGAACATGTGAAAATCTTTAAAAAGTTCCCACCAAGCTATAACATCTACAATTGAAAGATAATAGAAAGGAAATGGATGAATATACCAAGGACTACGGGGATTATTTCTCTGAGTAAGAGTCACAAGAACTACCGACGCCTCAACCACAAGATGCCATATCTCGTCATCAGAAGCCGTGTTCTGGCAGCAGGCATCTAGAACAGCGTCCACATACCCACCAAGCTCAGCTGCATCCACATTTTTTCCAATATGCGCGAGGCTAATCATGCCCTGTCCCTGAAGTCACACAAGAGAGCAAAACTCACTCATGACAAACAGAACTATTTCAAGATTCACTGGATTATATTTGAACTTCCTATTTGCAACATACCTTCACTACAGCGGACCAATGATCAACAGCAGTCAGTGCACAAGGAATCACCAATCCACACAATTTACCCAAACGAGGAGAATCAACCTGTCAAAAATCCAATTATTACCTTAATGTCTCAGCATGGACAAATAACTGAACCAAACTTCAAGTTATGAGTAATAATGCAGGCATCCATAGCATAAGTTCTTTTTACACACCATTCATCCAGTCACAACCTGATATTGATTGACTTTTACAGTAACCAGTTAACTACTTTAAAAGGCATTCCCACGAAATTTCTAGTTGGTTGGAAATGTAGAATATATTTCATACTAAGAATACATACAAGTTGAACTGTTAAATTATTATCTTCATTTTATTGTCATAACATACAATCAAAGTACCGAAACCCTAGTACTAACCTGCGTAATAAACCATCTAAACTGAAAAGCAGCGAGAATGGCAAACCCAACGGGAACTCTCGCCGATGCCGCGGAGAACTCGTCGCTCTCATCTGACTTATCTATGGAGCTCTCCTGAATCCTCTCTTTCAAAAGTGGCAAAACCTCGGGCATCAGTTCCAGCACAAACCACTGTTCCGGAGGAACAACGACATCACGATTTCCGTCGCCGAGTTCGGCGAGATACAAGCAGGAGAGCTTGGAGAAGGACGAGGCTGCGAGAGAGGAGAGATGGCTGGGGATCCATGAGAGAATGCCGGAATAGTCGAATTCAGAAGAGCAAAGGAGAGCGCACGCGAGAGCGAGGTCTTTGACGGAGGCTGTTGGTAGGAGGAGGGGTTCGAGAAAGGCTTTGACGGAGACATTGGAGGCTCGGTGTGGAGTGTAGGGGACGGTGGCCAGAGACTCCGATATTCGGGTCGATGAACGGAGAATAAGGTCTCGGAGCGGGGAAGATGGTGGTGCTTCCAGCATTTGGTTCTGATTAGGGTTTTGGTTCCGCCGCTAACGACAACACCGCTGTTTTCTATAAACGGCGTCGTAATAACCACTGTATATTAtgaattaagtaaaaaaaacttaataattatttcaaaataattaaaaatattattaaagctAATAATAACAAGtaaaatgaattataaaaattaaaattaaaaaaattgatacgATAAATTAGTTGAAAACTATCTTTTATATAACACACACATTTGAATAATaaagtttattctaaaatcaaattttattttattttaggaaGATCCCaccataattaattattattaagactattttacaagttttttttttaattttaaatcatcTTGCCATGACACATCATTATAAAGACTATCTTACCAGTTTTGTTTTAATGATGATATGTTACAATTTGTAGTTcagtttttaatgtttaaaaataatttaatttttaaaattcaatatttttattattcttaaaattCTCATCATATCATACTAACATATTTCAATATCAATTTCTTAtaagatataaattttaaatttaaaactttagaaaccaTATGGGAGATGCTCTAACATTAATAATGCGCTACTTAATTAAAAATGAGTTCTTAGATTGTTGGATTTGACTTATCAACCCAAAAGTGAAAAGTACATCAATTCAGTTTAACTTAAAAAATTTgtacataataatataataatgaatgGCGAAATTTAATTACATAATAATGTATGTCATACTATAATCTAATCCTTCAATCTAATGGACCAGGCCAAGATTGAcgtgtttattttattttataatttacatttatataaatttaagaaagagtaatatcatattaaataagtttaattatttttgtcaatCACTCATTTGTGACATCGTTCAAATTTGACTGAAATCTTTCTAAGTTCAAAAATTTTGGAGCCATTTTTAAAGGCTGCGTTAAATGTTCCTtatgtattaatttattaaacatGTGGTCAATAAATGGACCAAACTTGTTGAGTGTAGTTTGAACTGTGAGTTAAAGCTAGATACATACATAACTAAAACTGTGCTCATTGTTCacctattatatttttttatttttttctttataatataaatgaacataattaaattttttttttataattctagcaagttctaacataatttttaaaaaaatacattaattttttaaaaacttaaatttattatataatttttttttatgatcataaaattaagaaacaaatatttttaaactaaacatgaGAAACATCTCtctattacaaaaaaaatgaaatatactctttaaatttttataattatataatatatagatttgtattCTCTTATTTTACATTTCAAAGATTACATGTATTTCTATATTCGTGTTGTATCATTATactacataaatttttataattatataatatataaatctgtATTCTCATATCTTACATTTCAAAGATTACATGTATTTCTATATTCGTGTTGTatcagtgtctatgctacatattGCGAAACGTAATTTTGCCCAAGCCAAATGAAACAGATGCAAGTACAAAAATTATCTTAGAATATTTATGCAGCTAGATAGGATAATAGGATCATTTTgagtaaaaatgaaaacaattgaactatattataaaaaagtattggtttaagattttaaattggAAGTAATATAGTAATTTGTAGTATAAGATATTTCATGACTAATCTTAAATCTTTTCAGTGTATCTTT from Phaseolus vulgaris cultivar G19833 chromosome 1, P. vulgaris v2.0, whole genome shotgun sequence carries:
- the LOC137815051 gene encoding probable sugar phosphate/phosphate translocator At3g11320 isoform X1, with the protein product MAQIALIAPPTFRAITTGGGKQQQHELSYSRKRVSLASVVPSRKMKKVPLFVSSNCGGERSRSVVVKVSGGGTISLPHGWPPQKGSEDQIESINRMKGSNRFFTIGLVAAWYSSNIGVLLLNKYLLSNYGFKYPIFLTMCHMTACSLLSYVAIAWMKVVPLQTIRSRVQFFKISALSLVFCVSVVFGNISLRYLPVSFNQAVGATTPFFTAVFAYLITFKREAWLTYLTLVPVVTGVIIASGGEPSFHLFGFIICVAATGARALKSVLQGILLSSEGEKLNSMNLLLYMAPMAVVFLLPATLIMEENVVGITLALARDDTKIIWYLLFNSALAYFVNLTNFLVTKHTSALTLQVLGNAKGAVAVVVSILIFRNPVSVTGMMGYSLTVFGVILYSEAKKRSK
- the LOC137815051 gene encoding probable sugar phosphate/phosphate translocator At3g11320 isoform X2, whose protein sequence is MKGSNRFFTIGLVAAWYSSNIGVLLLNKYLLSNYGFKYPIFLTMCHMTACSLLSYVAIAWMKVVPLQTIRSRVQFFKISALSLVFCVSVVFGNISLRYLPVSFNQAVGATTPFFTAVFAYLITFKREAWLTYLTLVPVVTGVIIASGGEPSFHLFGFIICVAATGARALKSVLQGILLSSEGEKLNSMNLLLYMAPMAVVFLLPATLIMEENVVGITLALARDDTKIIWYLLFNSALAYFVNLTNFLVTKHTSALTLQVLGNAKGAVAVVVSILIFRNPVSVTGMMGYSLTVFGVILYSEAKKRSK
- the LOC137815049 gene encoding uncharacterized protein At2g39910 isoform X1 → MLEAPPSSPLRDLILRSSTRISESLATVPYTPHRASNVSVKAFLEPLLLPTASVKDLALACALLCSSEFDYSGILSWIPSHLSSLAASSFSKLSCLYLAELGDGNRDVVVPPEQWFVLELMPEVLPLLKERIQESSIDKSDESDEFSAASARVPVGFAILAAFQFRWFITQVDSPRLGKLCGLVIPCALTAVDHWSAVVKGQGMISLAHIGKNVDAAELGGYVDAVLDACCQNTASDDEIWHLVVEASVVLVTLTQRNNPRSPWFERMLKEMISHLERQPRNKERRIAWLKSADSLFNGVGLVLLAHFRRIFPLFFQWMHADDDETIILVLKCTYIICRLTWIRNSPFIAKLVDELAVVYKEAALRTVRVDIKANICEILILLQESRGLHFNAAWDKHRSDPDLTILNLSLRERSNTKTVPSEDCLQQGSVPVK
- the LOC137815049 gene encoding uncharacterized protein At2g39910 isoform X2, with translation MLEAPPSSPLRDLILRSSTRISESLATVPYTPHRASNVSVKAFLEPLLLPTASVKDLALACALLCSSEFDYSGILSWIPSHLSSLAASSFSKLSCLYLAELGDGNRDVVVPPEQWFVLELMPEVLPLLKERIQESSIDKSDESDEFSAASARVPVGFAILAAFQFRWFITQVDSPRLGKLCGLVIPCALTAVDHWSAVVKGQGMISLAHIGKNVDAAELGGYVDAVLDACCQNTASDDEIWHLVVEASVVLVTLTQRNNPRSPWFERMLKEMISHLERQPRNKERRIAWLKSADSLFNGVGLVLLAHFRRIFPLFFQWMHADDDETIILVLKCTYIICRLTWIRNSPFIAKLVDELAVVYKEAALRTVRVDIKANI